The window tgaaagttgggtatggcaaaagaagcatgaaagcagaataaatgcagtggaaatgagagcgttaaggagtatgatgggtgtgaaattgagtgacaggataaggaacagcgtgataagggaatgttgtgatgtgaaagaagatgtagttacaggaatagaaaagggtatgttaagatggttcggtcatgtggagaggatgaatgaaagcaggttgactaagcagatatacaaggagagtgtggagggaaaggtcggagtgggaagacctagacgaacgtatcttgatcaaattaaggacgtcctggtaaagggtcaggtcaaaagtacccgaaaccgccgagcttgtatgaagagagttatgaatgtggacgaagcgaaagaagtatgcagagatcgtggcaagtggaaagaggtagtctctgcctacccctccgggaaagaggcgtgattttatgtatgtatgtatgtatgtatgtatatctttatCATCTCAGGTGGTCAACTAtattcatacaatttttttttaaattggacaTTCTGTTTTtctgtgaaagagtaacagaCAAAGCtttgacttttataatattttttaactttatctcATGGATTATAAATGTAATCTCTCTTTAAGTCAGTGTAAGCTGGCAACTAAAGATAGAAGCATTaacaattcattcattaaatgAAAAGCATGTGGGAATTAGAAAAACAACTGATCAAATGCTACATTTAACAGACCACATCCATTGAGGGTCATGAGCTTATTACTCATGGCTCATCAAAACTACATGTTATTTGaagaacaaaattattaactgaCAAAAAACAGGAcataatgtttctttttataaaataatagaaaaaaatcatatgtATAATGTTTCAGGTTGGTCGTCTCCCATTCCTGCCAAGCTCCAACTTACAGCGGGATGTCCTGACTGGCCGATACCTGGACATTGGCTTTGAAGACATTCTCAATACACCAGACTTGTGTGAAGTAGCTGGGCAACCCCATGCTGTGGTAGAGAGATCAATTGGGTTGTTGTGAACTAGTTAAGTCTATCATTTATTtggtatgtaattttaataaaataatacacacTGTACCTTGGTATGttgatttttagttttttctgtaacttgataaatttattttcaaactcTGCAATACATAACAATTGTTTCTGAATACCTCAAacaatgcaataaaataaaaaaaataccagtCAAGAATTTGATATGCCATTCCTAGTCACTAATTTATGTTGGGAAAATTATCATTGGCTGATATTGCATAAAACAGTGTAAAACTGTGAGCATTTTTGGATTcaaggaatatattttcatagaaTCGTTGGTTTCTTTCTAtggatatataattattactttaataGAGAGATGAGAGGACTAGACCATAATGTAGAAAAtcatatgcaaaaaaaatataacaataatataattaaattaataattatgttgaTAATAtatgatgacaaaatatgggatgctcaagcgggatttcgaaagggaatgggatgtactgatcaggtcttttccttgcggtgcatagccgaaaagtttttggccaagagtcaaaaagtctattgcacattcgtagatctggaaaaggcctatgacagagttgagaggaatgaattgtggtcagcactttctatgcatggggtgagcagtctcttaatacgagcactgaaatccttatatgaggattcgagtgcttgtgtcaggataaacggagcgcacactgagtggtttaagattgagaaaggcgttaggcaaggatgtgttgcgtcaccgtggctgttcaacctatttatggatagctgtttgacagatttgaaagagtctaaaagtggattaaggatgaatgagttactcgtcaaatgtctgctctatgccgacgatcaggttatactggcgtcatcagcggaggagttacaggagatggtaaactgtatgcatgaagctttaaaagagaaaggaatgaaagtgaacgtaagtaaaactaaaacactggtttttgaaatggagaaagaaatgacagcatgtaatattttgattggaggagaaaaagtggagcaagtgaaagagtttgtatatctaggatcaaagtttacatcagatggcaagtatgatagtgatattgaaaggagagaacgcggggaacatggtgaatggagctttgcatgcctttatgagcagtcagaaactatccaaaaaggctcgactggctgtgcacaggggcgtgttggtcccgacattaatgtatgggagtgaaagttgggtatggcaaaagaagcatgaaagcagaataaatgcagtggaaatgagagcgttaaggagtatgatgggtgtgaaattgagtgacaggataaggaacagcgtgataagggaatgttgtgatgtgaaagaagatgtagttacaggaatagaaaagggtatgttaagatggttcggtcatgtggagaggatgaatgaaagcaggttgactaagcagatatacaaggagagtgtggagggaaaggtcggagtgggaagacctagacgaacgtatcttgatcaaattaaggacgtcctggtaaagggtcaggtcaaaagtacccgaaaccgccgagcttgtatgaagagagttatgaatgtggacgaagcgaaagaagtatgcagagatcgtggcaagtggaaagaggtagtctctgcctacccctccgggaaagaggcgtgattttatgtatgtatgtatgtatgttgataaattattcataaaatcttttttaagataaaacatTCTTATATGCCCTTAAGGTGTACCTCCTCTGAAAccgttttggttttttttttctaacacCGAACATGTTAAAAAACCCAAACCTATCACAAAAGAACcggaattattattaagtatgatacattataatattaataactaaaaaatttataaagccTAACTTTTCTGAACCTTATGATCCAGCTAAATGTCCCAGATCATTAAAAACTTTTGATCTGATTTCCATGAAACATTAAGCATCATCATGGAAGTCAGATCAATCCAAaacaatgttaataaaaatatatttattaaacaactaCTGCCTAATTCGTTAAAAAAGCATCATAcaattatacattaaaaatatatatatatatacatacacctCTATTTAGTCAAGGGTTAACAATATAACGAAGTGGTTAGACAAATCATATTGATCCATCattttttacgatatccaggATCCTCAGCCGACATATCTTCTTCACTTCTTCTATTCCTATACATATCTCTTGTTCTTTGGTGTTTCTGTACCGACGCTGCAACCCTTCTATTATCGACTGTACTTTGTTCTCCCTGGCGCAGATGATAAATGGAAAACCGAATTTCTCTCTGtaactaaaattaatgaacgtaagtaaatacatatataattatagcTTAGAAAACTATGATCTTTAGTTCAGTCTCCGAACGAAGTATTCAAATATAACTGATATTTCTTAAATGTTTTCTTCATGCCTCATATTTATGGTTCATGCTAAAAATctcttgttatttttcttctttttgaaTCGACAATATCTATTGCAATAATCTTTGCCTCTAACGTTTTATAAAATGCTTAAACAATATAAACTACTGCTTTATAGTACCATACTTTTTTCATATTGATATTCTATATAGGTATTCCACCTACAAAATTGATGGTACCTTACAGAACATTGGGTGTGTTTGCAATTGTATCTTCCTCTATGGGATTTtcgaaaaactaaataatatggTTAACTTTACTTGATACGCTAGCTTACCATTGGCTGGTACATTCAGTAAAAAGTACGTCCGTTGTACGGCAGATGGCGCCACAAGGATAATTTCAGTATTGTTGAGTTTCTTGAAttacttcgtgtaaaaacctgactcacctaatccatggtcaaaggcataccccgggctcctctccagacgGGGTGAAGAAGCAAcctggactaaagccaggataAAGAAGTTGTATTGAAGTGAAACTTATGTACCTATACTTAGGTTAGGTGGTATCTTAAGATACACAATATTCTAATAAGCGTTTGAGAAAAGAAGTGAATGTGATTTTGCTAGTACctaaatattaacttttttggGGAGCTTTTTAGAATGCTTCTTTAAGAtagattttgtaattatttgaagctatttttttatttctgcttGACCTAGAAGTAGCTATGTACATTTTCTTGGCACGACTGTAACAGTCTacttatacctaattaaataacgAAGGTAGTGCTAATATAAGggtcttataaaaataacttattgagaaggtacctaagtacatacatataatcacgtctatatccctgcggggtagacagacccaacagtcttgaaaagacggataggcctcgttcagctgtttggcttaatgatagaattgagatttaaatagtgacaggttgctaagcccatcgcctaaaagaagaatcctaagtttataagcctatgcctaagtcgccttttacgaaaacCATGGGAATAAGTCGGacaggtcctattctttgtttttgtattagtgccgggaaccacacggcaatattagtgccgggaaccacacgggattcttttttaggcgatgggttagcaacctatcactatttgaatctcaattctatcattaagctaaatagctgaacgtggccattcagtcttttcaagactgttggctctgtctaccccgcaagggatatagacgtgaccatatgtatgtatgtagatgctgtttaaattaatacaaaatccAGATCATAATCCTAACAATATGCGcacagaaaaacaaaatttcccGAACTCTAGCCAAAATTTATCGACGACTCGAAGtcgaaaaatattgaatttttactCAAAATTGCAAATTTAGAAGCTTTGCAAATAAGATTGCAAAGATTATATTAAGATACTTAAAAACCAACTGTGAATTTTTGCCATATTAGATATGATGCTTTATAAATTTGgccttaatataaataagaaatttaaacaaaaaaatttaaggaatTCTCAGATTGACTCCAAAATGAATAGCCAATTCTAAAGTAAAGTTAATTACCTATAGTTCCTGATGTTGATGGTTTCCATCTGCTCATTGGAGAGGTCCAGCAGACCAGCGCTGCGTTGTTCCTCAGTAGATTCCCTGGTTAGTTCGCCCTGTGCTGCCATCCGCCCGGCTAAGTCGGGGTGCAGTTGTAGAATCACTAGCTTTTCTAACATGGAAAATGAgagaaaataatgtatttttaatcgcAACTCGGTATAttgatatatacttattatatatatcttacCTGAATAAGTAGTTACTGTAAATTGGATTTGAATACGACACCCAATTCAAGTGGTCTGTACCATTGGCGGTTTGTTCCTTCATTATACTAAACGtctgcaatatttatttaaaaacatgaaataaatttttattttcacctgGTTCAGTGAGATTGTCCAAATACCGAACAAAAGCTTCACACAACCTTTTGACATCTTTAAACGGTTTCTCCTTCTGCGCTTGCACTGCTGCATCAGTACATAACTCTATGACGTTCCCGAAAATTGCTTCAAATTGTTCTCCATCCAAAGCATTCACCTCAGAAATTGTAAACAttgccattttttattatttattatatttata is drawn from Amyelois transitella isolate CPQ chromosome 6, ilAmyTran1.1, whole genome shotgun sequence and contains these coding sequences:
- the LOC106131191 gene encoding 2-oxo-4-hydroxy-4-carboxy-5-ureidoimidazoline decarboxylase, which encodes MAMFTISEVNALDGEQFEAIFGNVIELCTDAAVQAQKEKPFKDVKRLCEAFVRYLDNLTEPEKLVILQLHPDLAGRMAAQGELTRESTEEQRSAGLLDLSNEQMETINIRNYSYREKFGFPFIICARENKVQSIIEGLQRRYRNTKEQEICIGIEEVKKICRLRILDIVKNDGSI